GCCGCGGGAGTTCACGACGTCTCGACGCCGGCCGACCAGACTTCCCGGCACACCTGCGCGACAGTCTATCGCCGCGCCGAACCGGGTGACGGGCGTGCGCGGCGGGGGAGCGCGTGGTGGGATGGGCGCATGGCCGAACCGCAGCCGCAGCAGCAGGAGACCCTCGACGACTACCGCGGGCTGGCCGGCCTCGTGCGGCTCACGGCCAGGCTCCGGGGCCCGGGCGGATGCCCCTGGGACGCCGACCAGACCCACGAATCGCTCGTGCAGTACCTCGTCGAGGAGGCGTGGGAGCTCATCGACGCGATTGAGGCGGGCGACCGCGCCGAGCTCATCGAGGAGCTCGGCGACGTGCTCTACCAGGTGCTCTTCCACGCCGACCTCGCCGCGCACGACCCGGCCGAGGGCTTCGACATCGACGACGTCGCCGACCACATGAGCGCCAAGATGATCTCGCGCCACCCGCACGTGTTCGGCGACCGCCAGGCGGAGTCGGCCGACGACGTGATCGGCTTCTGGGACGACCTCAAGGCCGAGGAGAAGCCGCACCGCACGAGCGTGCTCGACGGCATCCCCGCCGGCATGCCCGCCCTCGCGCGCGCCGACAAGGTGCTCGGACGTGCCGCTCGCGTCGGCGTGGCGCCCGCCGCTGCTGCCGAGGGGCGAGCGGATGCCTCCGGCGAGCCCGGCCCCGCCGACGAGACCGCGCTCGGCGACCTGCTCCTCTCGCTCGTCGCGCAGGCACGCGCCGACGGGCTCGACGCCGAGCGCGCGCTGCGCGCGGCGACGCGCCGCCTCGAGGACGACGTGCGCGCGGCCGAGGCGTCGGCCTAGGGGCATCCGCCCGCCCCCGACCCGGCCGCACCGCCGTCACCCGGCACGACCCACCGCCCACGACTGGAAGAATGGCCGTCATGCCGAAGACCGTGACGCCCCCGCGCGGAATGCGCGACTTCCTCCCCGCCGAGAAGGCGCGCCGCGAGCGCGCGCTCGCCGTGATCCGGGAGACCTACCGCGTGCACGGCTTCGACGAGATCGAGACCCCGGTCGTCGAGGACTCCGAGCGCCTCCACGCCGGCCTCGGCGGCGACAACGAGAAGCTCGCCTTCGCGGTCATGAAGCGCGGCCTCACGGCCGAGGACCTCGAGGCCGCAGCCGCATCCGGCGACAGCCTCGCCCTCGCCGACCTCGGCCTGCGGTTCGACCTCACCGTGCCGCTGGCTCGCTTCTACGCCTCGAACCGCGGCAACCTGCCGCCCGTGTTCCGCGCGGTGCAGATCGCCCCGGTCTGGCGCGCCGAGCGCCCGCAGAAGGGCCGCTACCGCCAGTTCATGCAGTGCGACATCGACATCATCGGCGAGGCCGGCCCGGTCGCCGAGCTCGAGCTGCTGCAGGCCACGCTCGCCACGCTCGACGCGCTCGGGCTCGCCGGCTGCAGCATCCGCCTCAACGACCGCCGCATCCTGCAGGGGCTGCTCGGCAGCTGGGGCGTCGACGACCCCGCACTGCGCGAGCGCGCGCTGATCACGCTCGACAAGCTCGACAAGATCGGCGCGACCGGGGTCGCCGACGAGCTCGCCACGCTCGGCATCGACCGGCCCGGCATCGTCGACGAGATCGCCGAGCTCGCCGCGGCCGACTGGACGATCGCCGACGGCGGCGCGCCCGCGTGGCTCGACGCCGAGGCGTTCGGCGACCTGCGCGCGCTGCGCGACGCGCTGCCCGGGGCATCCGTCGCCTTCGACCCCACCCTCGTGCGCGGCATGGGGTACTACACCGGCACGATCTTCGAGATCGCGCACCCCGACCGCGGCTACTCGCTCGGCGGCGGCGGGCGCTACGACCACATGATCGGGCGATTCCTCGGCCAGGAGGTGCCCGCGTGCGGGTTCTCGATCGGGTTCGAGCGCATCGTCGACCTCGTCGAGCTCGGCGGCGAGGGCACGCACGACGACGTCGTGCTCGTGCACGACCGCGACGTCGACCCCGCGGTGCTCGTGGGGCTCAAATCCCAGCTCGTGGCCGCCGGGTCCCGCGTGCGCCTCGAGCGCCGGGTGAAGAACACGCGCGCGCTGCTCGAGCGGGTCGCCGCCGACGGATTCTCGCGTTTCGCGTTCGTGAGCGCAGGGCTGACGGATGCCGCGGAGCTGGAGTTCCGGCCCCTCGACTGACCGGCTGCGAGCGCCGTCGCCGCCTCACTAGAGTGGTGAGCGGACCACGATGGGGTCGTCCGAGACACCACCACCACGTAAGGAGAGATCGTGGCATTCATCGAAGCTGTAGGCGCCCGCGAGATTCTGGATTCGCGAGGCAACCCGACGGTCGAGGTCGAGGTGCTGCTCGACGACGGCTCCCTGGCCCGCGCCGCGGTGCCCTCGGGCGCGTCGACCGGTGCGTTCGAGGCGTACGAGCTGCGCGACGGCGACGCAGACCGCTACCTCGGCAAGGGCGTACAGAAGGCCGTCGAGTCGGTGCTCGACGTGCTCGGCCCGGCCATCGAGGACCTCGAGGCGAGCGACCAGCGCGTCGTCGACGCCGCGCTCATCGACGCCGACGGCACCGACAACAAGAGCCGCCTGGGCGCGAACGCCATCCTCGGCGTGAGCCTCGCGACGGCGAAGGCCGCGGCCGACTCGGCCGACCTGCCGCTGTTCCGCTACCTCGGCGGCCCGAACGCCCACACGCTGCCCGTGCCGATGATGAACGTCATCAACGGCGGCGCGCACGCCGACACCGGCGTGGACATCCAGGAGTTCATGCTCCTGCCGATCGGTGCCGAGTCGTTCTCCGAGGCGCTGCGCTGGGGAGCCGAGTCGTACCACGCGCTGAAGAGCCTGCTGAAGTCGAAGGGCCTCTCCACCGGCCTCGGTGACGAGGGCGGCTTCGCCCCCGACCTGCCCAGCAACGCGGCCGCGCTCGACCTCATCACCGAGGCGATCGAGAAGGCCGGCTTCACCATGGGCGCCGACTTCGGCCTCGGGCTCGACGTCGCCTCGACCGAGTTCTTCGCCGACGGCGTGTACACGTTCGAGGGCAAGACCCGCTCGGCCGACGAGATGGTGGCGTACTACGAGGGCCTCCTCGCGAACTACCCGCTCATCACCATCGAGGACCCGCTCGCCGAGGACGACTGGGACGGCTACGCCTCGCTCACCGCCCAGATCGGCGGCAAGGTGCAGCTCGTCGGCGACGACTTCTTCGTCACCAACCCGTCGCGCCTCGCCAAGGGCATCGAGATGGGCGCCGCGAACTCGATCCTCGTGAAGGTCAACCAGATCGGCACGCTCACCGAGACGCTCGACGCCGTCTCGCTCGCGCACCGCGCCGGCTACACCGCCGTGCTCTCGCACCGCTCGGGCGAGACCGAGGACACGACGATCGCCGACCTCGCCGTCGCGACCGACTGCGGCCAGATCAAGACGGGCGCGCCGGCCCGGAGCGAGCGGGTCGCGAAGTACAATCAACTCCTGAGGATCGAAGAGGAGCTCGGCGAGGCCGCGGTGTACGCGGGCCGCGCGGCGTTCCCCCGCTTCTCCGCCTGACGCACGGGGGTCGGGGCGGCCGCGGGGCCGCCCCGACCGAGCCGTGCCGGGGAGGAGTCGCATGCCCGAGTCCTCCGTGGGCGCCTGGCTGCGCGGCATCCGCTTCTCCGGGTTCACCGTGATCATGCTCGCGCTGGCCGTGCTGGCGGTCGTCGTGCTCGCCCCGACGCTGCGGGTGTGGGCCGAGCAGCGCGCACAGATCGCCGAGCTCGAGGCCGAGGTCGCCGCCCAGCAGGCCGAGGTGCGCGAGCTGCGAGCCGAGCGGGAGCGATGGGACGACCGCACGTTCGTCATGTCGCAGGCCCGCGACCGGCTCTACTACGTGCTGCCCGGCGAGGTGAGCTACCTCGTGATCGACGACCTCGCGCCCGCCGACGTCGCCGAGGAGGCCGCCCCGATCTCGACCGAGGTCGAGGAGGCCGACGCCGACTGGTCGCGCACGCTGCTCGCGTCGCTGCTCGCGGCGGGCACCGCCACCGATGCATCCGAGGGAGACGGCTGATGCGACCACCGTTCGAGCAGGCGACCGCCCGGGACATCCGCATCGTCTCGGCGCAGCTCGGCCGCCCTGCGCGCAACGTGCTGGGCATCCCCGCGCGCTGCGTGTGCGGGGCGCCCACCGTGGTCGCGACCGCGCCGCGCCTCAGCGACGGCACGCCGTTCCCGACCCTTTACTACCTCACGCACCCGGCCGCGACGGCCGCGATGAGCTACCTCGAGGCCGCGCAGCTCATGGTCGAGTACAACGAGCTGCTCGCGAGCGACGACGACGTGCGGGCCGCCTACCGGGCCGCCCACGAGTCGTACCTCGCCGACCGCGAGGGCTTCCTCGACGTGCCCGAGCTGCACGGCGTCTCGGCGGGCGGCATGCCCACGCGCGTGAAGTGCCTGCACGCGCTCGCGGCGCACTCGCTGGCCGCCGGGCCCGGGCTCAACCCGATCGGCGACCTCACGCTCGAGGCGTCGTCGTGGAAGCCGACCGTGTGCGTCTGCGTCGACTACGGGGTCGACGACGAGTCGATCAGCACGGATGCCACGGGCGGCACGCCCGGCGAGGGAGACTCGTGAGCCCGGAGCATCCGCCCCGCCGTCGTTCGCGCCGACTGGCGCGCGCCGTCGCGACCGTCGCCGCCGTCGCGGTGCTCGTCGCGGTGCCGCTGCCCGCGCAGGCCGACACCGTGCGCGACCGGCAGTACTGGCTCACCGACTACGGCTTCACGACCGCGTGGCAGACCACGCAGGGCGACGGCGTGACCGTCGCGGTCATCGACACCGGCATCGACTCGTCGGTCACCGAGCTCTCGGGCGCGGTGGTCGGCGGCACGGATGTCTCGGGCATCGGCTCGCCGAACGGGCAGACCCCCGTGGGCGACGACGCGAACCACGGCACCTGGGTGGCGTCGCTGCTCGCCGGCCGCGGCACCGGCGAGGGCAACGGCGTGATCGGCGTCGCGCCGCAGGCCGACCTGCTGTCGATCTCGGTCGCGTTCGGCCAGACCGGTGATGGCGCGATCAGCACCGACGACCAGATCGCCGAGGGCGTGCGCTGGGCGGTCGACAACGGCGCCGACGTGATCAACATGTCGCTGACCCGCAACACCCGCGACTGGCCCGAGAGCTGGGACGACGCGTTCGGGTACGCGTTCGCGAACGACGTGGTCGTGGTCGCGGCGGCCGGCAACCGGGGGAGCGGCACCACTGAGGTGGGTGCCCCGGCGACCATCCCCGGCGTGCTCACCGTCGCGGGCGTCGACATCGACCGCGAGGTGAGCTTCGACGCGTCGTCGCAGGGCATCTCGATCGGGGTGTCGGCACCGAGCGAGCAGCTGGTCGGCGTGCAGCCCGGCAACGACGGCTACGTGATCTGGGAGGGCACGAGCGGCGCGGCGCCGCTGGTCAGCGGCCTGGTGGCGCTCGTGCGCTCGGCGTACCCCGACCTCGATGCGAACAACGTGATCCAGCGGGTCATCGCCACCGCCGACCCCGACGGCCACGAGGTGCCGAGCCCGCTGTACGGGTGGGGGCTCATCGACCCGTCGGCCGCGCTCACCGCGGAGGTCGAGCCCGTGAGCACGAACCCCATGGGCGACCTGTCGCAGTGGGTCACCATCCACCGCCGGGCCGACCTGCCCACGAGCGGTGAGGAGGTCGACGACACCGAGCAGGAGATCGTGCCGTTCGCCGACCCGCCCGACCCCCAGTCGCGCGTCGCGCTGACGCTCTGGCCGACCCCGTCGAGCCTCGCCTACATCACCCTGCCGCTCACCCTCCTGCTGGGGTTTGGTACCCTTGCAACGCTGTTGGGCATCGGTGCCACTCGGCATATCCGGCGCACGTCGCGCCATGAAACGTGATCGCGGTCGGGAGTACAGTGTTCGCACGCCCCCACGCACCCACCAACTGAGGAGTTCATTCACCGTGCCCAAGATTCTCATCGTCGGTGGCGGCTATGCCGGGTTCTACACCGCGTGGAAGCTCGAGAAGTGGCTGCGCGCCGGTGAAGCGGAGGTCACGGTCGTCGACCCGCTGCCGTACATGACGTACCAGCCCTTCCTCCCCGAGGTCGCGGCCGGCTCGATCGAGCCCCGCCACTCCGTGGTCGCGCTCCGTCGCCACCTCCGCAAGACCAACGTCATCACCGCCAAGGTCACGGCCATCGACCACGCGTCGAAGCAGGCCACCATCTCGCCCGAGGGTGCCGACGACTACCAGTTCGACTACGACATCGTCGTGGTGACCGGCGGCGCCGTCTCGCGCACGTTCCCCATCCCGGGCATCGCCGAGAACGCCTTCGGCCTGAAGACCATCGAGGAGGCCGCCGCGATCCGCGACCGCCTCCTCACGAACTTCGACAAGGCCGCGAACCTCCCCGCCGGCCCCGAGCGCGACCGCCTCCTCACGGTCGTCGTGGTCGGCGGCGGCTTCGCCGGCATCGAGGTGTTCGCCGAGCTGCGCTCGTTCGCCAGCTCGCTGCTCGAGTTCTACCCGCAGCTGAGCTTCGACGACACCCACTTCCACCTCATCGAGGCGATGGGCCGCATCATGCCCGAGGTGTCGCTGCCCACCAGCCACTGGGTCATCAAGCACCTCGCCCAGCGCGGCGCCGAGATCCACCTCGACACGCAGCTCAAGTCGGCCGTCGACGGCCACATCGAGCTCTCGACCGGCCAGACCATGGACTCCGACCTCATCGTCTGGACCGCCGGCGTCATGGCGAACCCGCAGATCGTGCGCAACTCCGACCTGCCGGTCGAGGAGCGCGGCCGCATCAAGACCCGCCCCGACCTGCGCGTCGGCGACGAGGACGACATCGTCGAGGACGCCTGGGCGGCCGGCGACATCAGCGCCGTGCCCGACCTCACGGGCGGCGGCGTGGGCGGCTACTGCGTGCCCAACGCCCAGCACGCCGTGCGCCAGGGCAAGCTGCTCGCGAAGAACCTCGTCGCCGTGCTCCGCGGCGAGGAGCCGCACGAGTACGTGCACAAGAACCTCGGTGCCGTCGCCGGTCTCGGCCTCGGCTCGGGCGCCTTCCAGTCGGGCAAGTTCGCCATGAAGGGCCTGATCGCCTGGTTCGCGCACCGCGGCTACCACGGCCTCGCCATCCCGAGCTGGGAGCGCAAGCTCCGCGTGTTCTGGGGCTGGTGGAACAACTTCTGGCTCGGCCGCGACATCGTCTCGCTCGAGGCCCGGCAGACGCCGCGCGCCGCGTTCGAGGAGTTCGCCGCGCGCCCGAAGCCCGCACCCGAGGCCGCCCCGAAGGCGCCTGCCGCGAAGAAGCCGCGCGCTGCGGCGAAGAAGCCCGCGGAGAAGCCTGCCGAGACGGCCGCCGTCAAGTAGCCGGCTCGCCCTCGACGCTCGAACGCGCCGCCCGCCTGCATCGCGCAGGTCGGCGGCGCGTTCGCGTTCGGGGCTGGCCCGTGGCATCCGCTCGGTAAGGTGAGGGCGCGGCGCGCCGCCGCGCTCCCGTAGCCCAACTGGCAGAGGCAGGCGACTTAAACTCGCCCGAGTCTGGGTTCGAATCCCAGCGGGAGCACTGTGCTTCATCTCTTCGCGAGATTCCTTCATCGAGGGTGCATCCGAA
This portion of the Agromyces rhizosphaerae genome encodes:
- a CDS encoding MazG family protein, with protein sequence MAEPQPQQQETLDDYRGLAGLVRLTARLRGPGGCPWDADQTHESLVQYLVEEAWELIDAIEAGDRAELIEELGDVLYQVLFHADLAAHDPAEGFDIDDVADHMSAKMISRHPHVFGDRQAESADDVIGFWDDLKAEEKPHRTSVLDGIPAGMPALARADKVLGRAARVGVAPAAAAEGRADASGEPGPADETALGDLLLSLVAQARADGLDAERALRAATRRLEDDVRAAEASA
- the hisS gene encoding histidine--tRNA ligase; protein product: MPKTVTPPRGMRDFLPAEKARRERALAVIRETYRVHGFDEIETPVVEDSERLHAGLGGDNEKLAFAVMKRGLTAEDLEAAAASGDSLALADLGLRFDLTVPLARFYASNRGNLPPVFRAVQIAPVWRAERPQKGRYRQFMQCDIDIIGEAGPVAELELLQATLATLDALGLAGCSIRLNDRRILQGLLGSWGVDDPALRERALITLDKLDKIGATGVADELATLGIDRPGIVDEIAELAAADWTIADGGAPAWLDAEAFGDLRALRDALPGASVAFDPTLVRGMGYYTGTIFEIAHPDRGYSLGGGGRYDHMIGRFLGQEVPACGFSIGFERIVDLVELGGEGTHDDVVLVHDRDVDPAVLVGLKSQLVAAGSRVRLERRVKNTRALLERVAADGFSRFAFVSAGLTDAAELEFRPLD
- the eno gene encoding phosphopyruvate hydratase, encoding MAFIEAVGAREILDSRGNPTVEVEVLLDDGSLARAAVPSGASTGAFEAYELRDGDADRYLGKGVQKAVESVLDVLGPAIEDLEASDQRVVDAALIDADGTDNKSRLGANAILGVSLATAKAAADSADLPLFRYLGGPNAHTLPVPMMNVINGGAHADTGVDIQEFMLLPIGAESFSEALRWGAESYHALKSLLKSKGLSTGLGDEGGFAPDLPSNAAALDLITEAIEKAGFTMGADFGLGLDVASTEFFADGVYTFEGKTRSADEMVAYYEGLLANYPLITIEDPLAEDDWDGYASLTAQIGGKVQLVGDDFFVTNPSRLAKGIEMGAANSILVKVNQIGTLTETLDAVSLAHRAGYTAVLSHRSGETEDTTIADLAVATDCGQIKTGAPARSERVAKYNQLLRIEEELGEAAVYAGRAAFPRFSA
- a CDS encoding FtsB family cell division protein — protein: MPESSVGAWLRGIRFSGFTVIMLALAVLAVVVLAPTLRVWAEQRAQIAELEAEVAAQQAEVRELRAERERWDDRTFVMSQARDRLYYVLPGEVSYLVIDDLAPADVAEEAAPISTEVEEADADWSRTLLASLLAAGTATDASEGDG
- a CDS encoding DUF501 domain-containing protein, with product MMRPPFEQATARDIRIVSAQLGRPARNVLGIPARCVCGAPTVVATAPRLSDGTPFPTLYYLTHPAATAAMSYLEAAQLMVEYNELLASDDDVRAAYRAAHESYLADREGFLDVPELHGVSAGGMPTRVKCLHALAAHSLAAGPGLNPIGDLTLEASSWKPTVCVCVDYGVDDESISTDATGGTPGEGDS
- a CDS encoding S8 family serine peptidase, whose amino-acid sequence is MSPEHPPRRRSRRLARAVATVAAVAVLVAVPLPAQADTVRDRQYWLTDYGFTTAWQTTQGDGVTVAVIDTGIDSSVTELSGAVVGGTDVSGIGSPNGQTPVGDDANHGTWVASLLAGRGTGEGNGVIGVAPQADLLSISVAFGQTGDGAISTDDQIAEGVRWAVDNGADVINMSLTRNTRDWPESWDDAFGYAFANDVVVVAAAGNRGSGTTEVGAPATIPGVLTVAGVDIDREVSFDASSQGISIGVSAPSEQLVGVQPGNDGYVIWEGTSGAAPLVSGLVALVRSAYPDLDANNVIQRVIATADPDGHEVPSPLYGWGLIDPSAALTAEVEPVSTNPMGDLSQWVTIHRRADLPTSGEEVDDTEQEIVPFADPPDPQSRVALTLWPTPSSLAYITLPLTLLLGFGTLATLLGIGATRHIRRTSRHET
- a CDS encoding NAD(P)/FAD-dependent oxidoreductase — translated: MPKILIVGGGYAGFYTAWKLEKWLRAGEAEVTVVDPLPYMTYQPFLPEVAAGSIEPRHSVVALRRHLRKTNVITAKVTAIDHASKQATISPEGADDYQFDYDIVVVTGGAVSRTFPIPGIAENAFGLKTIEEAAAIRDRLLTNFDKAANLPAGPERDRLLTVVVVGGGFAGIEVFAELRSFASSLLEFYPQLSFDDTHFHLIEAMGRIMPEVSLPTSHWVIKHLAQRGAEIHLDTQLKSAVDGHIELSTGQTMDSDLIVWTAGVMANPQIVRNSDLPVEERGRIKTRPDLRVGDEDDIVEDAWAAGDISAVPDLTGGGVGGYCVPNAQHAVRQGKLLAKNLVAVLRGEEPHEYVHKNLGAVAGLGLGSGAFQSGKFAMKGLIAWFAHRGYHGLAIPSWERKLRVFWGWWNNFWLGRDIVSLEARQTPRAAFEEFAARPKPAPEAAPKAPAAKKPRAAAKKPAEKPAETAAVK